The following are from one region of the Streptomyces tuirus genome:
- the thiC gene encoding phosphomethylpyrimidine synthase ThiC: MTSKDARTPASVQDEKSEEAGKSIGWHKAYVEGTRPDLRVPVRQVHLTNGQSVTLYDTSGPYTDLLVDTDVRRGLSPLRENWIIARGDTEEYAGRPVRPEDDGIKHTSPRGGLRNLDAVFPGRPRQPRRGRTGQAVTQLAYARRGEITPEMEYVAIRESVAPEVVRDEIAAGRAVLPANVNHPEIEPMIIGKRFLVKVNANIGNSAVTSSIEEEVEKMTWATRWGADTVMDLSTGRNIHTTREWVLRNSPVPIGTVPLYQALEKVDGRAEELTWEIYKDTVIEQAEQGVDYMTVHAGVRLAYVPLTANRKTGIVSRGGSIMAAWCLAHHKESFLYENFEELCEILAAYDVTYSLGDGLRPGSIADANDEAQFAELRTLGELNRIAKRFNVQTMIEGPGHVPMHKIKENIDLQQEICDEAPFYTLGPLTTDVAPAYDHITSGIGAAMIAWWGTAMLCYVTPKEHLGLPNRDDVKTGVITYKIAAHAADLAKGHPGAQEWDDALSDARFEFRWEDQFNLALDPDTAREFHDETLPAEPAKTAHFCSMCGPKFCSMKISQDIRREHGGTRNEIEEGMALKSKEFAASGNRVYLPIAD, encoded by the coding sequence ATGACCAGCAAGGACGCACGCACGCCTGCCTCCGTTCAGGACGAGAAGTCCGAGGAGGCCGGGAAGTCCATCGGCTGGCACAAGGCGTATGTCGAGGGCACCCGCCCCGACCTGCGCGTGCCGGTCCGTCAGGTGCACCTCACCAACGGCCAGTCGGTCACGCTGTACGACACGTCGGGCCCGTACACCGATCTGCTCGTCGACACCGACGTCCGCAGGGGCCTGTCGCCACTGCGCGAGAACTGGATCATCGCTCGCGGCGACACCGAGGAGTACGCGGGCCGTCCCGTGCGCCCCGAGGACGACGGCATCAAGCACACCTCGCCCCGGGGCGGCCTGCGCAACCTGGACGCGGTCTTCCCCGGCCGCCCTCGCCAGCCGCGCCGCGGCAGGACCGGGCAGGCGGTCACACAACTCGCGTACGCCCGCCGCGGCGAGATCACGCCCGAGATGGAGTACGTCGCCATCCGGGAGAGCGTGGCGCCGGAGGTCGTGCGGGACGAGATCGCCGCGGGCCGGGCCGTGCTGCCGGCCAACGTCAACCACCCGGAGATCGAGCCGATGATCATCGGCAAGCGGTTCCTGGTGAAGGTCAACGCCAACATCGGCAATTCGGCGGTGACGTCCTCCATCGAGGAGGAGGTCGAGAAGATGACCTGGGCGACCCGCTGGGGCGCCGACACGGTCATGGACCTGTCGACCGGCCGCAACATCCACACCACGCGCGAGTGGGTGCTGCGCAACTCCCCCGTCCCCATCGGCACCGTGCCGCTCTACCAGGCCCTGGAGAAGGTCGACGGCCGGGCGGAGGAGCTGACCTGGGAGATCTACAAGGACACGGTCATCGAACAGGCCGAGCAGGGCGTGGACTACATGACGGTCCACGCGGGTGTGCGCCTGGCGTACGTGCCGCTGACGGCGAACCGCAAGACCGGCATCGTCTCCCGCGGCGGCTCGATCATGGCCGCCTGGTGCCTCGCGCACCACAAGGAGTCGTTCCTGTACGAGAACTTCGAGGAGCTCTGCGAGATTCTCGCCGCGTACGACGTCACCTACTCGCTCGGGGACGGTCTCCGTCCTGGATCGATCGCGGACGCCAACGACGAGGCGCAGTTCGCGGAACTGCGCACCCTCGGGGAACTCAACCGGATCGCGAAGCGTTTCAACGTACAGACCATGATCGAGGGCCCGGGCCACGTCCCGATGCACAAGATCAAGGAGAACATCGACCTTCAGCAGGAGATCTGCGATGAAGCTCCGTTCTATACGCTCGGCCCGCTGACCACGGACGTCGCACCGGCGTACGACCACATCACCTCCGGCATCGGTGCCGCGATGATCGCCTGGTGGGGCACGGCGATGCTGTGTTACGTCACGCCCAAGGAGCACCTGGGCCTGCCGAACCGCGACGACGTCAAGACCGGCGTCATCACCTACAAGATCGCCGCCCACGCAGCCGACCTCGCCAAGGGACACCCGGGTGCGCAGGAGTGGGACGACGCGCTGTCCGACGCCCGTTTCGAGTTCCGGTGGGAGGACCAGTTCAACCTGGCCCTCGACCCGGACACGGCGCGGGAGTTCCACGACGAGACCCTGCCCGCCGAGCCGGCCAAGACGGCTCACTTCTGCTCGATGTGCGGTCCCAAGTTCTGCAGCATGAAGATCTCGCAGGACATCCGCCGTGAACACGGCGGCACCCGGAACGAGATCGAGGAGGGCATGGCCCTGAAGTCGAAGGAGTTCGCGGCGAGCGGCAACCGCGTCTACCTGCCCATCGCGGACTGA
- a CDS encoding metallophosphoesterase translates to MVEGSMTQGAGQGPEVERTATLRDFRVPAYVHEAGPHVHSVHPGEVAPPPEETYPEGYTPTQRDLPVVNRGDTVQVTVDPETATAPQASTGQGPLYVVGDVHGYLDQLVSALQEKGLLDAAGNWCAGTARLWFLGDFTDRGPDGIGVIDLVMRLSAEAAAAGGYCKALMGNHELLLLGAKRFGDTPVNSGAGTATFQAAWLLNGGQKTDMDRLQDHHLQWMSRLDAVEEVDGHLLVHSDTTAYLDYGRSIEEVNDTVRETITRNDADEVWDLFRKFTKRFSFRDEGGADAVRSLLDTYGGTRIVHGHSPIPYLLGEVGSEDDEDNRDPVIEGPHVYADGLAIAMDGGVTMAGKLLVQQLPLGT, encoded by the coding sequence ATGGTGGAGGGGTCGATGACTCAGGGGGCCGGTCAGGGACCCGAGGTGGAGCGCACGGCGACGTTGCGCGACTTCCGGGTGCCCGCGTACGTCCACGAGGCCGGTCCGCACGTCCACAGCGTCCACCCCGGCGAGGTCGCCCCGCCGCCCGAGGAGACCTACCCCGAGGGATACACGCCGACTCAGCGCGACCTTCCCGTCGTCAACCGGGGTGACACTGTCCAGGTGACCGTGGACCCCGAGACCGCCACCGCCCCGCAGGCCTCCACCGGGCAGGGCCCGCTGTACGTCGTGGGTGACGTGCACGGCTACCTCGACCAGCTGGTGTCGGCCCTCCAGGAAAAGGGCCTGCTCGACGCCGCCGGCAACTGGTGCGCGGGCACCGCCCGGCTGTGGTTCCTCGGCGACTTCACCGACCGCGGCCCGGACGGCATCGGTGTCATCGACCTGGTGATGCGGCTGTCCGCCGAGGCCGCCGCGGCCGGCGGCTACTGCAAGGCGCTCATGGGCAACCACGAGCTGCTGTTGCTGGGCGCGAAGCGGTTCGGCGACACCCCCGTCAACTCCGGCGCGGGCACCGCCACCTTCCAGGCGGCCTGGCTGCTCAACGGCGGCCAGAAGACCGACATGGACCGCCTCCAGGACCACCACCTGCAGTGGATGTCCCGCCTGGACGCCGTCGAGGAGGTCGACGGCCACCTGCTCGTCCACTCCGACACCACCGCCTACCTCGACTACGGCCGCTCCATCGAAGAGGTCAACGACACCGTCCGCGAGACGATCACCCGCAACGACGCGGACGAGGTCTGGGACCTGTTCCGCAAGTTCACCAAGCGGTTCTCCTTCCGCGACGAGGGCGGCGCCGACGCCGTGCGCTCCCTGCTCGATACGTACGGCGGCACCCGCATCGTTCACGGGCACAGCCCGATTCCGTATCTGCTGGGCGAGGTCGGCTCCGAGGACGACGAGGACAACCGCGACCCCGTGATCGAGGGGCCGCACGTCTACGCCGACGGACTCGCCATCGCCATGGACGGCGGCGTGACCATGGCCGGAAAGCTGCTGGTCCAGCAACTGCCGCTGGGTACGTGA
- a CDS encoding YibE/F family protein gives MTTTQRPSYPPPEPPRGSGAGNGNGRGAGHDFATPAGPGPTRGQSPGLRYGRDAGFGPGSGPGGESGQGSGGGQGAGPSGGHGGPGGPAGGQGPGPGPGDGHDSGPRGGGGHGHGGSDGHGHGGGDGHGHGSGSSPGGGHGHSHSHGPATPVSRHLRKVIAAILIPFAAAVLVGLAVLWPGGAPSHERTGVGFDRQTQDATVTKVVEVSCREAGASGVPPTGDTSTAEGSSAVQQEKGTCKRATIRVDSGDDKGRTFTEIVQPDQSRQLHEGQEVVVAYEPSAPKDLQYSVTDINRSVPMGLLAGIFAIAVVVVGRLRGVMALVALAISFMVLNFFILPAILQGSNPLVVAVVGASAIMLIALYLCHGLSARTSVAVLGTLISLLLIGILGSVFIGWAALTGNTDDNTGLIHGLYPTIDMSGLLLAGVIIGSLGVLDDVTVTQTSAVWELHEANPSMGWRGLYRAGIRIGRDHIASVVNTLVLAYAGAALPLLLLFSIAQSSVGTVANSELVAEEIVRTLIGSIGLVASVPVTTALAALVVSADRPGTEPAVEASAVPARGGRGRRRKR, from the coding sequence GTGACCACGACGCAGCGTCCCTCCTACCCACCGCCCGAGCCGCCCCGCGGATCCGGCGCCGGAAACGGCAACGGCCGTGGTGCCGGCCATGATTTCGCCACCCCGGCCGGGCCTGGGCCGACCAGAGGGCAGAGTCCCGGGCTCAGGTACGGGCGTGACGCGGGTTTCGGTCCCGGCTCCGGCCCCGGTGGTGAGTCCGGGCAGGGCTCCGGCGGAGGCCAGGGTGCCGGTCCTTCCGGTGGCCACGGTGGCCCCGGCGGCCCCGCCGGTGGGCAGGGCCCCGGCCCGGGCCCCGGTGACGGACACGACTCAGGACCCCGTGGCGGTGGCGGGCACGGACACGGCGGAAGCGACGGACACGGACACGGCGGGGGCGACGGACACGGTCACGGGTCCGGCTCCTCCCCGGGTGGCGGGCACGGGCACTCCCACAGCCACGGTCCGGCCACGCCCGTCTCCCGGCATCTGCGCAAGGTCATCGCGGCGATCCTGATCCCGTTCGCCGCGGCGGTGCTGGTCGGTCTCGCCGTGCTGTGGCCGGGCGGCGCTCCGTCGCACGAGCGCACCGGCGTCGGCTTCGACCGGCAGACTCAGGACGCCACGGTCACCAAGGTGGTCGAGGTGAGCTGCAGGGAGGCCGGCGCTTCGGGCGTCCCGCCGACCGGTGACACTTCCACCGCCGAGGGTTCCTCGGCGGTGCAGCAGGAGAAGGGCACCTGCAAGCGGGCGACGATCCGGGTCGACAGCGGCGACGACAAGGGCCGCACGTTCACCGAGATCGTCCAGCCCGACCAGTCCCGCCAGCTGCACGAGGGCCAGGAGGTCGTGGTCGCCTACGAGCCCTCGGCGCCGAAGGACCTGCAGTACTCGGTCACCGACATCAACCGCAGTGTGCCCATGGGGCTGCTGGCCGGCATCTTCGCGATCGCCGTCGTGGTCGTCGGACGGCTGCGGGGTGTCATGGCATTGGTCGCGCTGGCCATCAGCTTCATGGTGCTGAACTTCTTCATCCTGCCCGCGATCCTGCAGGGCTCGAACCCGCTGGTCGTCGCCGTGGTGGGCGCCAGCGCCATCATGCTCATCGCCCTGTACCTGTGCCACGGCCTGTCCGCCCGGACGTCGGTGGCCGTGCTGGGCACCCTGATCTCGCTGCTGTTGATCGGCATCCTCGGCTCGGTGTTCATCGGCTGGGCGGCCCTGACCGGCAACACCGACGACAACACCGGCCTGATCCACGGCCTCTACCCGACGATCGACATGAGCGGTCTGCTGCTCGCCGGCGTCATCATCGGCTCCCTGGGCGTGCTCGACGATGTGACGGTCACACAGACCTCGGCGGTCTGGGAGCTGCACGAGGCCAACCCCTCGATGGGCTGGCGCGGGCTCTACCGTGCGGGCATCCGGATCGGCCGCGACCACATCGCCTCGGTCGTCAACACGCTCGTCCTCGCCTACGCGGGTGCCGCGCTGCCGCTCCTGCTGCTGTTCTCGATCGCGCAGAGCAGCGTGGGGACGGTCGCCAACAGCGAACTGGTCGCGGAGGAGATCGTGCGCACGCTGATCGGTTCGATCGGCCTGGTCGCCTCGGTGCCGGTCACCACAGCCCTGGCGGCGCTGGTGGTCTCCGCCGACCGCCCCGGCACGGAGCCGGCCGTGGAAGCCTCTGCCGTCCCCGCGCGCGGGGGCAGGGGCCGACGCCGCAAGCGCTGA